Within the Gloeobacter kilaueensis JS1 genome, the region GTGCCGGTGGTCGATCTCGAAAACCGGCTGGTAGGCATCGTCACGGTTGACGACGTTGTGGACATCCTCGAAGAAGAAGCGACCGAGGACATCCAAAAATTGAGCGGCATCTCGGGCGGCGACGAGCAGGCGCTTTCTGCGCCGCTCACCAAGGTGCAAAAGCGCCTGCCCTGGCTGTTGGGCAATATCGTCCTCTACATCGGAGCGGCGAGTGCGATCGCCCCTTTTCAGACGACGATCAGCCTCATCCCGGTGCTGGCAGTGGTCATGCCCATTCTTTCCAACACCAGCGGCAACGTCGGCATCCAGGCGCTCTCGGTGACGGTGCGCAGCCTGGCGGTGGGCGAGGTGAGCCCCCTCGATGTGCTGCGTATCCTGCGCAAGGAGATCCAGGCGGGCCTGCTCAACGCCCTCGCCCTCGGTCTCGCCCTCGGGGCGCTCACCCTGCTCTGGGCTTCGAGCACCGAGCGCTGGGTCGGCCTGGTAGCGGCGCTGGTAATGGCGCTCAACGTCATCGTCGCCGCTTCCTTCGGGGCGCTGCTGCCGATGATTCTCAAGCGCTTCAAGCAAGATCCGGCCCTGGTGAGCGGTCCCTTGCTCACCACCCTGCTCGATACGGCGGGTTTCTTTACTTTCCTGGGCCTCGCCTCGCTGTTCATCCACCAGTTCAAGGTCGGCTAGCATCAGCCTGTCCTGACAGGTTCTCCCCCGGCCCCTGTTCTCCTGGGTTGCCTTGCTGCTATGCTTGTCCTCGCCTGAAGGGGCCAGTGCGTCCCCAACCTGCCCATCCACCCTGACCACGATGCCCTCTATTTCATCCACCGTGCTCGCTGCCGGTGCTGCCGTTCTGGCCGGACTTTTAAGCCTCCGGCAACCGGTTTTTGCCACCGACATCGCCACCTCCGATCCGGCCAGCAACATCGTCGATGAAGAGTTCGATCAAGGCAGTGCCCAGTTTGCCTGGGTCGATCTGGCGGGCAACCTCTGGGTCGGCAAGGTGGACCCGAATACGGGCGCTTTTGTGCCGCCCACCGGCAAGGGCGTTCTCGTCGATGGCACCGCTGCTCCCCTCTCCGGCAACGGCACGACCAACGTCAATGGGCCGGAGTGGGCCTATAGCAGCGCCGGTGCTCAACTGGTCTATACGAGACTTGATCGAACGAGCGGCGGCCTCTCGCTTGCGACGGCGGTGCAGAATGGCACGACCTGGACGGCTTCGGCGATCTTAGAGGGCGACAATCGCCAGGGACCGATCGGCAGCGAGGACACCAACGACACCGCTCCCCGGATTATCTACTTCGATGCGGGCGGCTTCGGCAATTCGGCGATTCTCTGGCGCGATCTTTACGAACCCAGCACCGAGGGGACCGTCGATAGCGCCGGAGCCTCGGGGGCGCGCTGGAAGCCGATGTCCCACTCGGTCGTCTACACCAGATCGATCAACAACGTTCAGCAGGTCTTCGAGTTCGATACCGACACCGGCACCGTCACCCAGATCACCTTCGACAAGGGCGATAAAAGCGCCGTCTTCAGCTGGCAGGCACCGGAATTTGGCAACGACTACGTGCTTTTTGCCGAGTCCGGGGGCAGCCAGTTTCTGATCTACCGCAAGACCAATGGCCGCTGGAAGAAGATCAACGCCGTCAAACCGCCCTCGACCGGAAAATACCTGCTCTCGCCCCAGTACTTTGTCTACAACGGCAAGTCCTATATCTTCACCGTCACCTCGACCAGTACCAACCCCTACGCCAACGTGCCGACGGACATCTGGCTGGTGGGCATCGACCCGGCCAGTCCTTTCTCGCGCAAGGTGAGCGATGAGACCGTCAAGGCCCGCCGCGATCCGGAGGTCTTTATCACCAATCAGGGGCCCTATATCTACTTCAACGCGATCAGCCGCGCCGGTGGAGCGGTGATCTATCGGGCCGACACGGGCTTGGGCAGTACTCCCTGAATCATTAAAAAATGCGCCAGGGACCAACCCCTGGCGCGCTGCATTCACAGAACCCATCGGCAAAGAGCGTTACTGCTGGATCGCGTCAACAGCCTTCTGGGCGTTGACCAGACCAGCGCCGGTGTAGAAGTTGAAGCTCGTCGTGTCGAAGACATTTTTGAACTTCGTGACGCTC harbors:
- the mgtE gene encoding magnesium transporter, with amino-acid sequence MLTQDRREALLAIEGLANLKYELNNMNPADAGDYIAALPPKEQALTFRLLAKGSAASVFEYLPSDVQEMLIESLHAREVQALVDQMSPDDRAELFDELPARVVKRLLSQLSPSEREATALILGYPEGTAGRVMTTEYVRLREDLSVAQAIQKIRKLDSDKETIYYAYLTDGERRLLGVVSLRQLLFAEAETPVQELAHEAIITVQTTAPQEEVARLLKRYDLLAVPVVDLENRLVGIVTVDDVVDILEEEATEDIQKLSGISGGDEQALSAPLTKVQKRLPWLLGNIVLYIGAASAIAPFQTTISLIPVLAVVMPILSNTSGNVGIQALSVTVRSLAVGEVSPLDVLRILRKEIQAGLLNALALGLALGALTLLWASSTERWVGLVAALVMALNVIVAASFGALLPMILKRFKQDPALVSGPLLTTLLDTAGFFTFLGLASLFIHQFKVG